The genomic DNA AATCATTCCCCCATGCTCGGACGACTGCGACAAGCCAAAACATTGGCCGAAGCCGGGTGGCCCACCTTCCAGGTGGGTTCCCGTGAAACGATTCTGTTCCAGCGACCTCACACTTTCCCTACCACCTCGATGGAGAAAATGCCCGGCCCCCCTTAGTAAACACTCTTCTCAAGCGAGGCGCAAAAATGACGGTACTTCTGTATCGCGACAGATTGTCAAAAATCTGCTCAAACAGCAGTTATTTCCCTGCCGGATAACATGATCGGGGGAAAAGAAAAAAATGGGGTCCCCATAAAAATGACAAAACGAACCCATTTCGCTGTAAGTCGTTCAGAATCAATTTTGTACACGGATTTTTTCATTTTTGCGGCTTGTGCCCATAGTGGAAGCCTCCGCAATGCGGCTGTGACGATCAGGTCAAAGCGGAGAGGCTGGGATTCGAACCCAGGGTACGCTCACGCGTACAACGGTTTTCGAGACCGCCGCTTTCGACCACTCAGCCACCTCTCCGATCCGATTGTGCCCGCCGGCCGAAACCCCCAACCGGCAGAGCCCCAATGTAACAAAACCGTCCGCGATGTAAAGGAAATTTCGGCGGCCGACACCGCTTGCCGCGCACCTGCGACCTCTCGCCGATTGCGTAGCGGGCGCACCGGAGGACAGTCCCTCCGCGCCATGCTCGTCGGTCCACGGCCGCCTAAAGCAGGTCATCAAGGCCTCCGATACCTCAAATACGGGGAATCGAGTGCTCGACCAGAACACGCGCTCTGACCGCGCCCCTGCTGAATGGCAAAGCTCACTGAAGGCATCGGTCGCTATGCAGAAAGACAAGTCCGTCAACCGGTATGCGCTCAAAATAACGCTGCCCTACCTCGTCGCCAGCGGTCTCTGGATTATCTTCTCCGACCGTTTTATCGCCGGACTGGCGGACGACATTCAGAATCTGACCGCCCTGCAAACCTACAAAGGCTGGTTCTTCATCACCATGTCGGCGCTGATGGTGTATCTCATCTCTCGCCGATACCTGGAACGAATCCGGCAGACCGCCACCAGCCTCCAGGAGAGCCGCGTCGTGCTTTCCGAAACACAACGCGTCATGGCGACCCTGCACGCCAACCTCCCGGGGTTCGCCTACCGATGCAGCGCCGATTGTGACCGCGTCATCCATTTCGTCAGCAATAGCTGTCTTGCCGTTACCGGCTATACCAGCGATCAACTGGTCGGCGGGCTGACGCTCCATCGACACCTCATCCTCCCCGGGGACAGGGACATGGTGAACGAGGCCATAGAGTCTTCCGTCGCCCATGCTGCCCCGTATCAACTTGAGTACCGAATTCGGCACGAGGACGCCTCCGTCCGGTGGATCTGGGAACAGGGCTGCGGCGTGTTTTCCGCCGATGGCACGCTTGTGGCCCTCGAGGGCTACGTTTCGGACATATCGGAACAGAAGCACCTGCAGGAGCAGCTCCGTAACGCCGAACGACTCGAGCACATCGGCCAGGCGGCCTCGACCATCATTCACGATCTCAAAAACCCCATGCAGGTGATCCTCGGCCACGTCGAACTGCTGAGGCTCGAGCGTGACAAAGCGGATACCGATCGCTACCTCGATACGATCGAACATCAGGTGCAAACCATGCTCTCCATGAGCCGCGAATTGCTCGACTACGCCCGGGGTGAGATTTCTTTCGTCTTCACACCCATCAACGTCCGCGATATGCTCGAGCGCCTGGTCGAAACCTATCGGCCGACCTTCAGCCAGCTCGGAATCGGTCTGTCCTTCACCTGGCGACAGGAGACCGATACTTCGCCGGTGCTTGATCTTGATGGCGAACGCATGGGGCGCGCCCTCATGAACCTGATCGGGAACGCCCGCGATGCGCTCAAAGACCAGGGACAAATCCGCGTCCGTGCCTGGGCCGCGCCCGAGTCCCTCAGTATCGAAATTCAGGACGACGGGCCCGGAATTCCCTCCCATATCCGGGACCGGCTCTTTGAAGCCTTCGTGACCCACGGCAAATCAGGGGGGACCGGCCTCGGTCTGGCC from Candidatus Zixiibacteriota bacterium includes the following:
- a CDS encoding PAS domain-containing sensor histidine kinase, encoding MQKDKSVNRYALKITLPYLVASGLWIIFSDRFIAGLADDIQNLTALQTYKGWFFITMSALMVYLISRRYLERIRQTATSLQESRVVLSETQRVMATLHANLPGFAYRCSADCDRVIHFVSNSCLAVTGYTSDQLVGGLTLHRHLILPGDRDMVNEAIESSVAHAAPYQLEYRIRHEDASVRWIWEQGCGVFSADGTLVALEGYVSDISEQKHLQEQLRNAERLEHIGQAASTIIHDLKNPMQVILGHVELLRLERDKADTDRYLDTIEHQVQTMLSMSRELLDYARGEISFVFTPINVRDMLERLVETYRPTFSQLGIGLSFTWRQETDTSPVLDLDGERMGRALMNLIGNARDALKDQGQIRVRAWAAPESLSIEIQDDGPGIPSHIRDRLFEAFVTHGKSGGTGLGLAIARKIVESHHGKITCSSAPGSGTTFTIILPRTRTSASSRLLEAADAVPR